Part of the Cyanobacteriota bacterium genome is shown below.
GCTGATGGCGTAATCTTCGCCCTGCCAGGACAAGGCGACACCGACTATGCCATGCGGATTTTTAATGCCGACGGTTCAGAGCCAGAGATGTGTGGTAACGGCATTCGCTGCTTGGCGAAGTTTCTCACCTACCTAGAGCAATTAGATGGCAAGCCAGACACCAACGATCGGCAATTACGCATTCACACGTTGGCAGGGGTAATGGTGCCCCATGTACAGAGCAATGGTCTAGTAACAGTGGATATGGGTGTGCCCCGGCTGTTAGCTGGAGAAATTCCCACAACTTTGGCAGCGGCTGAGGAAAAGGTTGTAAATCAGCCCT
Proteins encoded:
- the dapF gene encoding diaminopimelate epimerase — its product is MTIEFSKYQGLGNDFILIDNRYQATPCLTPEQATALCDRHFGIGADGVIFALPGQGDTDYAMRIFNADGSEPEMCGNGIRCLAKFLTYLEQLDGKPDTNDRQLRIHTLAGVMVPHVQSNGLVTVDMGVPRLLAGEIPTTLAAAEEKVVNQP